One genomic segment of Chryseobacterium phocaeense includes these proteins:
- the infB gene encoding translation initiation factor IF-2, with product MPKIRLNKAVKEFNISMSRLVEFLQSKDFEVENNPNAQLEEAAYSALEAEFAKDGEQRKASHEVVITKVPEEKLEIEEKKTPEVIRAKANKPETRILGKIDLEPKTPEAEEVPVVTEPKPAPVAVPVEEKKADEKKEEVVAEPEVKAAPEKQEFKVLDKIDLSQIESRNRPVKKDKPKMEEKKEEEKPAEPVKETPKQPEPVAEKTAEPQTSAEPESQEPQKIETVYQKLDGPKIVGEKIDLTQFAPKPGAGAKKKRKRIEKPGGPGQQGQGNNQNSGNNNNNQGGQNRPQGQGGPGGNRPQGQGGPGGNRPQGQGSQGGNRFGNNQGGQNRPQGQGGGFKKGPGGGNNRPGQRTMPVELTDEQVKNQIKETLEKLTNKGGKSKSAKHRKDKRTYRREQDERQQEIDAQDRTLKVTEFITVGELASLMNVSPTEVISACFSLGVMVTMNQRLEADTLLLVADEFGYKIEFSDADLEEADPEEEADTEEDLAPRAPIVTVMGHVDHGKTSLLDYIRKTNVIAGESGGITQHIGAYNVKLENGQRITFLDTPGHEAFTAMRARGAQITDIAIIVIAADDDVMPQTREAISHAQAAGVPMIIALNKVDRPNANPDNIRQQLSGMNILVEEWGGNVQSQEISAKFGNNMDVLLEKVLLQAEMLDLKANPDRAAQGVVIEASLDKGRGYVATMLVQTGTLRVGDYVVAGKNHGKVKAMLDERGRNLKEAGPSIPVTILGLDGAPTAGDKFKVYADESEAKTIANKREQLQRELSIRTKKHTTLEELGRRIALGEFKELNIILKGDVDGSVEALSDQLQRLSTAEINVNILHKGVGQITESDVNLATASDAIIIGFNVRAGANAKDLAEKEEIEIRTYSVIYAAIDEVKEAMEGMLSPEIKEQVVGNVEIREVFKISKVGTIAGCMVLSGKVTRSSKVRVLRDGIVKFDGELESLKRFKDDVREVTKGYECGLNLKGYNDIEIGDILEVYEEVAVKKKLK from the coding sequence ATGCCAAAAATAAGATTAAATAAAGCGGTTAAGGAATTCAACATTTCGATGTCCAGATTAGTAGAGTTTTTACAGTCAAAGGATTTCGAGGTTGAAAACAATCCTAACGCTCAATTAGAAGAAGCGGCATATTCTGCATTGGAGGCTGAGTTTGCCAAAGACGGTGAACAGCGAAAAGCTTCCCATGAGGTGGTGATCACGAAAGTTCCGGAAGAAAAACTGGAAATTGAAGAAAAGAAAACCCCTGAAGTAATAAGAGCTAAAGCAAACAAACCAGAAACCAGGATTTTAGGTAAAATAGATCTTGAGCCTAAAACCCCTGAAGCGGAAGAGGTTCCTGTGGTAACAGAACCGAAACCAGCACCTGTAGCAGTACCGGTTGAAGAAAAGAAAGCGGATGAAAAGAAAGAAGAAGTTGTGGCAGAACCGGAGGTAAAGGCTGCTCCTGAAAAGCAGGAATTCAAAGTTCTGGATAAAATAGATCTGTCCCAGATAGAATCCAGAAATAGACCTGTTAAAAAAGATAAACCCAAAATGGAGGAGAAAAAAGAAGAGGAAAAACCGGCAGAACCTGTGAAAGAAACTCCAAAACAGCCAGAGCCTGTTGCTGAAAAAACAGCAGAGCCTCAAACATCAGCTGAGCCTGAATCTCAGGAACCTCAGAAAATAGAAACTGTTTATCAGAAACTGGACGGTCCAAAGATCGTAGGTGAAAAGATAGATTTAACACAGTTTGCCCCTAAACCTGGTGCCGGCGCTAAGAAAAAGAGAAAGAGGATTGAAAAACCGGGAGGTCCGGGTCAGCAAGGACAAGGGAATAACCAAAACTCAGGAAACAATAACAATAACCAGGGAGGTCAAAACCGTCCGCAGGGACAAGGTGGTCCTGGTGGAAACCGTCCTCAGGGTCAGGGAGGTCCTGGAGGAAACCGTCCGCAGGGACAAGGAAGCCAGGGTGGTAACCGTTTTGGAAACAACCAGGGAGGTCAAAACCGTCCGCAAGGTCAGGGTGGTGGATTCAAAAAAGGTCCAGGTGGTGGCAACAATAGACCGGGACAAAGAACCATGCCTGTAGAACTTACAGACGAACAGGTTAAAAACCAGATCAAGGAAACCCTTGAAAAACTGACTAATAAAGGAGGTAAATCTAAATCTGCAAAACACAGAAAAGATAAAAGAACTTACCGTAGAGAACAGGACGAGCGCCAGCAGGAAATTGATGCACAGGACAGAACATTAAAAGTAACCGAATTCATCACAGTAGGTGAATTGGCCAGCTTAATGAATGTTTCGCCTACAGAAGTAATCTCTGCATGTTTCTCTCTGGGAGTAATGGTAACCATGAACCAAAGACTTGAAGCAGATACCTTATTATTGGTAGCTGATGAATTTGGGTATAAAATTGAATTCTCCGATGCTGATCTTGAAGAAGCAGATCCTGAAGAAGAAGCAGACACTGAGGAGGATCTTGCTCCTAGAGCACCAATTGTAACCGTAATGGGGCACGTTGACCACGGTAAAACATCATTGCTTGACTACATCAGAAAAACAAACGTTATTGCCGGTGAGTCAGGAGGAATTACCCAGCACATTGGAGCATATAACGTAAAACTGGAAAACGGACAAAGAATTACATTCTTAGATACCCCGGGTCACGAAGCGTTTACCGCGATGAGAGCCAGAGGTGCCCAGATTACAGATATTGCCATTATTGTAATTGCAGCAGATGATGACGTAATGCCACAAACGAGAGAGGCTATTTCTCACGCGCAGGCGGCAGGAGTACCAATGATCATTGCATTGAACAAGGTGGACAGACCGAATGCTAACCCGGATAATATCCGTCAGCAGCTTTCCGGGATGAATATCTTGGTAGAAGAATGGGGAGGTAATGTTCAGTCACAGGAGATTTCTGCCAAATTTGGTAACAATATGGATGTCTTACTGGAAAAAGTATTGCTTCAGGCAGAAATGCTTGACCTTAAAGCCAATCCTGATAGAGCAGCACAAGGTGTTGTGATTGAAGCTTCCCTGGATAAAGGAAGAGGATATGTTGCTACCATGCTGGTTCAGACGGGAACATTAAGAGTAGGAGATTATGTAGTAGCCGGTAAGAACCATGGTAAAGTGAAGGCAATGCTTGATGAAAGAGGAAGAAACCTGAAAGAAGCCGGTCCGTCTATTCCTGTTACTATTTTAGGTCTTGACGGAGCGCCTACAGCAGGTGATAAGTTTAAAGTATATGCAGATGAGAGCGAAGCTAAAACAATCGCTAACAAGAGAGAGCAGTTACAAAGAGAACTTTCAATCAGAACCAAAAAGCATACTACACTTGAAGAACTTGGAAGAAGAATTGCTTTAGGAGAATTCAAGGAACTGAATATTATCCTTAAAGGTGACGTGGATGGTTCTGTTGAAGCATTATCTGACCAGTTGCAAAGATTATCTACTGCTGAAATCAATGTGAATATTCTTCACAAAGGTGTTGGGCAGATCACTGAATCCGATGTTAACTTAGCAACAGCTTCTGATGCAATTATCATTGGATTTAACGTAAGAGCAGGTGCTAATGCAAAAGATCTGGCAGAGAAGGAAGAGATCGAAATCAGAACATACTCTGTAATCTATGCCGCTATCGATGAGGTTAAAGAAGCGATGGAAGGAATGCTTTCCCCTGAAATAAAAGAACAGGTAGTAGGTAATGTGGAAATCAGAGAAGTCTTCAAAATCTCTAAAGTTGGAACTATTGCTGGATGTATGGTTCTTTCCGGAAAAGTAACAAGAAGTTCTAAAGTAAGAGTACTTAGAGACGGTATCGTTAAGTTTGACGGAGAACTGGAAAGTTTAAAGCGTTTCAAAGATGATGTAAGAGAAGTAACTAAAGGTTACGAATGTGGTCTGAATCTGAAAGGATATAACGATATTGAGATCGGCGATATTCTTGAGGTGTATGAAGAAGTAGCTGTAAAGAAAAAGCTTAAATAA
- the nusA gene encoding transcription termination factor NusA, with the protein MDNIALIESFGDFKDEKGISKIDLMAIIEDSLKTLLRKRFDSDDHFDVIVNPDKGDFQIFLNKTIVEDEMSEDDDLEIELSEAKKIDPTFEVGEDFTMEIPVAQLGRRNILTLKQILATKLQEHNNAMLYEQFRDKIGEIVIGEIHHIRHKHVILLDDEGNEFILPKENQIPSDFFKKGENIRAIVETVDFKGSKPQIIISRTAPKFLEKLLELEIPEIQDGTIMLKKVVRIPGEKAKIAVDAYDDRIDPVGACVGVKGSRIHGVVRELRNENIDVIQWSKNPEILVKRALGNVTINKIDINEDASYALVYTPVEEISKVIGKQGQNIRLASWLTGYEIDVYRESSEDDDVELREFNDDIEQWILDEFRKVGLTTAKSVLDKDTESLLNMVDLEEETIEDVKRILREEFED; encoded by the coding sequence ATGGATAATATAGCGTTGATTGAATCCTTTGGTGATTTTAAAGACGAAAAAGGGATCAGTAAGATTGATCTTATGGCAATTATTGAAGATTCACTGAAGACTCTTTTGAGAAAAAGATTTGATTCAGATGATCATTTTGATGTAATTGTGAACCCTGATAAAGGAGATTTTCAGATATTTTTAAATAAAACGATTGTTGAAGACGAAATGTCTGAAGATGATGATCTGGAAATTGAGCTTTCCGAAGCAAAGAAGATTGACCCTACTTTTGAAGTGGGTGAAGATTTTACGATGGAAATTCCGGTGGCTCAGTTAGGAAGAAGAAATATCCTTACTTTAAAGCAGATCCTGGCTACGAAACTTCAGGAGCATAACAATGCCATGCTTTATGAGCAGTTCAGAGATAAGATCGGGGAAATTGTTATCGGGGAAATCCACCACATCCGTCACAAACATGTAATTTTGCTGGATGATGAAGGGAACGAATTCATTTTGCCGAAAGAAAACCAGATCCCATCCGACTTCTTTAAAAAGGGCGAAAATATCAGAGCTATTGTTGAGACAGTAGATTTTAAAGGTTCGAAGCCGCAGATTATTATTTCCAGAACTGCACCTAAATTCCTTGAGAAATTATTAGAGCTGGAAATTCCTGAAATCCAGGACGGAACGATTATGCTTAAGAAAGTAGTGAGAATTCCTGGTGAGAAGGCGAAGATCGCAGTAGATGCTTATGATGACAGAATAGATCCTGTAGGAGCCTGTGTGGGGGTGAAGGGATCAAGAATTCACGGCGTTGTAAGAGAGTTGAGAAATGAAAACATCGATGTTATTCAATGGTCTAAAAATCCTGAAATCTTAGTAAAGAGAGCTTTAGGAAATGTAACGATCAATAAAATAGATATCAATGAGGATGCAAGCTATGCTTTAGTGTACACGCCTGTTGAAGAAATTTCCAAAGTAATCGGGAAACAAGGTCAGAATATCAGACTGGCTTCCTGGCTGACGGGGTATGAAATTGATGTATATAGAGAGTCCAGCGAGGATGATGATGTTGAATTGAGAGAATTTAATGATGATATCGAGCAGTGGATTTTGGATGAATTTAGAAAAGTAGGACTTACTACTGCAAAATCAGTATTGGATAAGGATACAGAAAGTCTTTTAAATATGGTGGATCTTGAAGAAGAAACTATTGAAGACGTGAAACGTATTCTAAGAGAAGAATTTGAAGATTAA
- a CDS encoding DUF4984 domain-containing protein: MKTFKYLSIVLFSAAVFSCTNEEIYYEGDPYLSFINTSSQQLVDQGSGSKVVEVDYGTIAKVESAQVSLVVDPTSQLKEGVDFQFMGPSNPSGSFDGKIAIKLLETGASPEGKNAVFRLSSPTVKNGTYNQVHTMTVALKCPLSYFLAANFKATMPFFTGSPTVDVEITEGPEPNTLLLKDYYADGYDIKLKYNPSTGVITIDNQQTGYMHPTYGMISIRQVATTPSTINFCTRKMVLSYQPFVSAGSFAAVVDNIVGT, from the coding sequence ATGAAAACATTTAAATATTTATCTATAGTACTCTTCTCAGCAGCAGTGTTTTCCTGTACCAATGAAGAGATTTATTATGAAGGTGATCCCTATTTAAGCTTTATCAATACAAGCTCTCAGCAATTGGTTGATCAGGGAAGTGGCTCCAAGGTTGTAGAAGTGGATTATGGAACTATTGCCAAGGTTGAAAGTGCACAAGTAAGTCTTGTTGTTGATCCTACATCACAATTAAAAGAAGGAGTTGACTTTCAGTTTATGGGACCTAGTAATCCTTCAGGAAGTTTTGATGGGAAAATAGCTATTAAATTGTTGGAAACAGGCGCTAGTCCTGAAGGAAAAAATGCAGTATTCAGATTGAGTTCGCCAACTGTAAAGAATGGGACCTACAATCAAGTGCATACTATGACGGTGGCACTTAAATGTCCTCTTTCTTATTTCCTTGCAGCAAACTTTAAAGCCACAATGCCATTCTTTACAGGTTCGCCAACCGTAGACGTTGAAATCACAGAGGGACCTGAGCCGAATACTTTATTGCTGAAAGATTATTATGCAGATGGATATGATATTAAATTAAAGTATAATCCATCAACAGGGGTAATTACAATTGATAATCAGCAGACGGGTTATATGCATCCTACTTATGGGATGATTAGCATTCGTCAGGTTGCTACAACACCTTCCACTATTAACTTCTGTACAAGAAAAATGGTTCTGAGTTATCAGCCATTTGTATCAGCAGGTAGCTTTGCAGCTGTAGTTGATAATATAGTAGGAACTTAA
- a CDS encoding RagB/SusD family nutrient uptake outer membrane protein, with protein sequence MKNIFKIAIVSAFVSVSLSSCNDALDIIQDGELNADNTFLNMQDMDKYLNGSVYTSLDITNNLFFSAQLTDELGMGPQNSELALSPHQFYVDVSNGGAANIWLGNYTTINRVNRLLEGAAKITPPTAPADLAKFNNILAQARIIRAFSYFTLSSYFSTDMKDPNALGVMLIDHVPALGETVPRVNNSAIFSFIDADIAYAEANLATSNGDFYRIGKNFLNAFKARYYLYRGMYPQAKVAAQAAMASGTLTVASPPNPGALAQNNAAHQSLNGYLTVNPYVKMWNDTSQGEVIFSISRPYVQAWGNIGSLFASNASASNGSILYDMGRKTFNLLASVGGDIRRYAYIDPSATINANYATIPNYRALDVLVIDKYPGKPKIAPDGSLAGNQPLRNDLKVFRISEMYFILAECAVEEGDFLTAATYIKNVRDARNYATPSPIVLPVYTGKPQAYTDILLERRKELYLEGHRYLDLKRLGAIAGVAIDRDPTDDLKTIPVTIPINDYRMRSLPIPRSEIQGNPTIQQNPGY encoded by the coding sequence ATGAAAAATATATTTAAAATAGCAATTGTATCTGCATTTGTTTCCGTAAGCTTATCGTCATGTAATGATGCTTTGGATATTATTCAGGATGGGGAGCTGAATGCTGACAATACATTTCTCAATATGCAAGATATGGATAAGTATCTTAATGGGTCTGTGTATACCAGCTTGGATATAACCAATAACCTGTTTTTCTCTGCACAATTGACAGATGAATTAGGAATGGGACCACAAAACTCAGAACTGGCATTAAGTCCGCATCAGTTCTATGTGGATGTTTCCAATGGGGGCGCTGCCAACATTTGGTTAGGAAATTATACAACAATAAACCGTGTAAACAGACTGTTAGAGGGAGCTGCCAAAATAACACCACCAACTGCCCCAGCTGATCTGGCTAAGTTTAATAATATTTTAGCCCAGGCCAGAATAATAAGAGCGTTCTCGTATTTTACACTGTCTTCTTATTTTTCTACGGATATGAAAGATCCAAATGCTTTGGGAGTGATGTTGATCGATCATGTTCCTGCATTGGGAGAAACTGTGCCAAGAGTTAATAATTCTGCTATTTTCTCTTTTATAGATGCTGATATTGCATATGCTGAAGCTAATTTAGCCACCTCTAATGGTGACTTTTACAGAATTGGTAAAAACTTTTTAAATGCTTTTAAAGCGAGATATTATTTGTATAGAGGAATGTACCCTCAGGCAAAAGTTGCGGCTCAGGCTGCGATGGCTTCAGGAACGTTAACGGTTGCTTCACCTCCTAATCCAGGTGCTTTAGCTCAGAATAATGCAGCTCACCAGAGTTTAAACGGATATCTGACGGTAAACCCATATGTTAAAATGTGGAATGATACCAGTCAGGGAGAGGTGATATTCTCAATAAGCAGACCTTACGTTCAGGCATGGGGAAATATTGGATCTTTGTTTGCTTCCAATGCTTCTGCATCAAACGGTTCTATCCTGTACGATATGGGTAGGAAAACGTTTAATTTATTAGCAAGTGTAGGTGGAGATATCAGAAGATATGCATACATTGATCCTTCAGCTACAATAAACGCTAACTATGCGACCATTCCAAATTACCGTGCTTTAGATGTTTTGGTAATAGATAAATATCCTGGGAAACCTAAAATTGCTCCTGATGGATCTTTGGCAGGTAACCAGCCGTTAAGAAATGATCTTAAGGTATTCAGGATATCAGAAATGTATTTTATTCTGGCTGAATGTGCGGTAGAGGAAGGTGATTTCCTTACAGCGGCTACTTACATAAAAAATGTCAGAGATGCCAGAAACTATGCGACTCCTTCTCCGATTGTTCTTCCTGTTTACACAGGGAAACCACAGGCCTATACTGATATTTTGCTGGAAAGAAGAAAAGAGCTTTATCTTGAGGGACATAGATACTTAGATTTAAAGAGGCTTGGAGCTATTGCCGGAGTTGCTATTGACAGAGATCCGACAGATGATCTTAAAACAATTCCTGTAACGATTCCTATCAATGATTATCGTATGAGATCATTACCTATTCCGAGATCGGAAATTCAAGGTAATCCGACGATTCAGCAAAATCCTGGATATTAA
- a CDS encoding SusC/RagA family TonB-linked outer membrane protein, which yields MNDKIRVLSVGVLFFINGMYSAQTKPDATNSVQKTKRDTAKTKDIEEVVILGYNRTLTKPKDVSANTTINAEVMENRPNVSFLNSIQGSAPGVTIASNSGSPGSAKIDLVIRGISSLSADTEPLVIIDGVPTGANQFRNLNAEDIESISILRDAAATSIYGNRGANGVLLIRTKGGKYNSKLKLSYSAMTGVSIMPKNKYNIADSHQLLKIQKNNGVLLGNTLSDQQIADYEVNTDWEKVFFKADVTQQHNVSATFGGENTSVYSSLGYLEQGGLVPNTKFQRFTFRNNITGRTEDKRFNYTAIIGLGYSKRSQLNQENNSGINGNVVQNPLIGAFMSLPYLRSGQYANGRELFNAIGNASSANGNFAYVLEDVLKGDQSVFGKFNETSIFTSATTSYKLTDDFTLNNRTGVDVKMGNSFSGRHPNGYLSIVVASNAGIEYGGSETINNSRELNFTTVTSVNYNKVFGAHTIGLGAYMEYNKVHFYSSSQTQNGLDPKTFVIGTGVGYIPFDPDKDIYLPSVAAFKVTGGALSYFATADYDYADKYGFSGTIRRDGNYRFAPGNKWGTFWSVGGRWNIDKESFMEGGFFDMLKLRASYGTQGNANVIAAGDDTNPLLLATGISREINVVGNGYGNTPGYFLSNIANAAVQWEEIKQGNIGLDFKFLKNKLEGNVDVYQKNTDMLYYNIPSSAILSQYTYRGNYGSLKNEGVEVVLRYNVFNNQNYRLALFANASYNENKITKLLVPVTTGSLLLQEGGTINEWNLVPYLGVNPNNGNELYLDADGNVAEQAFDKDRRQTGKNYFPKYTGGFGINSEYKGFFLDALFSFQAKFWRSDNQLSWALNPAYMRSGNNVSADLLNAWTPDNRETDIPGLNSPVSGITDRLLFDASYLRLKNITLGYNVPKKFFNENSVIKSAKIFVQGENIVTWTKWRGYDPEGLGTFPLSIYPNPRTFSLGVNLDF from the coding sequence ATGAATGATAAAATACGTGTGTTGAGTGTGGGTGTCCTGTTTTTTATAAATGGAATGTACAGTGCTCAGACAAAACCTGACGCAACTAACAGTGTCCAGAAAACAAAACGTGACACAGCTAAGACAAAAGATATCGAAGAAGTGGTGATTCTTGGCTACAACAGAACATTGACTAAACCTAAGGATGTCAGTGCTAATACCACTATCAATGCTGAAGTTATGGAGAACAGACCAAACGTGAGCTTTTTGAACTCCATCCAGGGGTCCGCTCCGGGGGTTACCATAGCCTCCAATTCCGGATCTCCGGGCTCCGCAAAGATCGATCTTGTGATCAGAGGGATTTCTTCCCTTTCAGCTGATACCGAACCATTGGTAATTATTGATGGGGTTCCTACGGGAGCAAACCAGTTCAGAAACTTAAACGCTGAAGATATAGAGTCTATCTCTATTCTTAGAGATGCGGCGGCAACTTCAATCTATGGAAACAGAGGAGCGAACGGGGTGTTGTTGATAAGAACTAAAGGTGGGAAGTATAACTCTAAGCTGAAATTAAGTTATTCTGCAATGACTGGGGTAAGTATCATGCCTAAAAATAAGTACAATATTGCGGATTCTCACCAATTGTTGAAAATTCAGAAAAATAATGGAGTACTATTAGGGAATACACTGAGTGACCAGCAGATTGCGGATTATGAAGTGAATACAGATTGGGAGAAAGTTTTCTTTAAGGCTGATGTTACCCAGCAGCATAATGTTTCTGCGACTTTTGGGGGTGAAAATACATCGGTTTATTCATCTCTTGGGTATTTAGAACAAGGAGGTCTTGTGCCTAATACAAAGTTCCAGAGATTTACCTTTAGAAATAACATTACCGGTAGAACTGAAGATAAAAGATTTAACTATACGGCCATTATTGGTTTGGGATATTCTAAAAGAAGCCAGTTGAATCAGGAAAACAACTCAGGGATTAACGGGAATGTTGTACAGAATCCATTGATTGGAGCATTTATGTCTTTGCCTTACTTGAGATCGGGTCAGTACGCAAATGGAAGAGAATTATTTAATGCCATTGGAAATGCTTCTTCAGCTAACGGAAACTTTGCCTATGTTCTGGAAGATGTACTGAAAGGAGATCAGTCTGTATTTGGAAAATTTAATGAAACCTCAATATTTACAAGTGCAACAACTTCCTATAAACTGACAGATGATTTCACTTTGAATAACAGAACCGGGGTTGATGTTAAAATGGGAAATTCTTTTTCCGGAAGACATCCTAACGGATACTTATCCATAGTGGTTGCGTCAAATGCAGGGATAGAATACGGAGGTAGTGAGACCATTAATAATTCCCGTGAATTAAACTTTACGACTGTTACAAGTGTTAATTATAATAAGGTATTCGGAGCACATACCATTGGTTTAGGTGCTTATATGGAATATAATAAAGTGCATTTTTATAGCAGTAGTCAGACACAAAACGGGCTGGATCCAAAAACATTTGTCATAGGGACGGGTGTAGGTTATATTCCTTTTGATCCTGATAAAGATATTTATCTACCTTCTGTAGCGGCCTTTAAGGTTACCGGAGGGGCATTGTCTTATTTTGCAACCGCGGATTATGACTATGCGGATAAATATGGTTTCAGTGGAACCATTAGAAGAGATGGAAATTACAGATTTGCTCCGGGAAATAAATGGGGGACTTTCTGGTCTGTAGGTGGACGTTGGAATATCGATAAAGAATCATTCATGGAAGGAGGGTTCTTTGATATGTTAAAACTGAGAGCTTCTTACGGAACACAAGGTAATGCCAATGTTATTGCTGCCGGAGATGACACAAACCCTCTGCTGCTGGCAACCGGTATCAGTAGAGAGATCAATGTGGTAGGAAATGGGTATGGGAATACACCAGGTTACTTTTTGAGTAATATTGCCAATGCGGCTGTACAATGGGAAGAAATTAAACAAGGAAATATCGGTCTTGATTTTAAATTCCTTAAAAATAAACTGGAAGGAAACGTAGATGTATATCAAAAAAATACAGATATGCTTTATTATAATATTCCTTCTTCCGCTATTCTAAGCCAATATACTTATAGAGGAAACTACGGTAGCCTTAAGAACGAAGGGGTTGAAGTTGTATTGAGATATAACGTGTTTAATAATCAAAACTACAGGCTGGCTCTTTTCGCCAATGCTTCATATAACGAGAATAAAATTACCAAGCTTTTAGTTCCTGTAACAACCGGTTCGTTGCTTTTACAGGAGGGAGGAACTATCAACGAATGGAACCTTGTGCCTTACCTTGGAGTGAATCCTAATAACGGAAACGAGCTTTATCTGGATGCAGATGGAAACGTTGCCGAACAGGCATTTGATAAAGATAGAAGGCAAACGGGTAAAAACTATTTTCCAAAATATACTGGAGGTTTTGGTATCAACAGTGAATATAAAGGCTTCTTCTTAGATGCATTATTTTCTTTTCAGGCTAAATTCTGGAGATCAGATAACCAATTGTCATGGGCTTTAAATCCGGCTTATATGCGTTCAGGAAATAACGTGTCTGCAGACTTGCTTAATGCCTGGACTCCGGATAACCGTGAAACAGATATTCCTGGATTGAATTCTCCTGTATCTGGTATTACCGACAGGCTGTTGTTTGATGCTTCCTATTTAAGATTGAAGAATATCACGTTAGGATATAATGTTCCTAAAAAGTTCTTTAATGAAAATTCTGTTATTAAGTCAGCCAAGATTTTTGTTCAGGGGGAAAATATTGTCACATGGACAAAATGGAGAGGGTATGACCCTGAAGGATTGGGAACATTCCCATTGAGTATTTATCCTAATCCAAGAACATTCTCACTTGGGGTAAACTTAGATTTTTAA